The sequence AGGAGTTGAGTAAATGTTGATGCCGAAGAGAATGAAATACAGAAAACAGTTCAAGGGACGCAATGAAGGCAAGGCGAACAAAGGTCACAAAGTGGCTTTCGGCGATTTCGGCATTCAGTCTCTTGATAATGGACGCATAACAAGCCGTCAGATCGAAGCCGCAAGGATCGCGATCAACAGGTATGTTAAAAGAGGCGGTACGGTGACTATCCGTATCTTCCCTCATAAACCCGTTACCAAAAAGCCCCTCGAAGTCAGACAGGGTAAAGGTAAAGGTGCGGTGGAATACTATGTTGCCGAAGTTAAAAACGGCACCGTACTCTACGAGATAGCCGGCGTTACGGAAGAGCAGGCGAGAGAAGCCTTCAGGCTCGCAGCCCATAAACTTCCCGTAAAATGCAAGTTCGTATTCAGGGAAACGGAGGCGGCAGAATGAGCGAATTCAAAGATATGAACGTGAAAGATCTCGTTGAAAAAGAGCGCCAGCTTCGTGAAGATCTTTTCAGAACCCGCTTCAAACTTGCGACAGGCGACCTTGAAGATACTTCTGGCATCAATAAGATGAAGAAGGACATCGCAAGGATCAAAACCGTTCTCAGCCAGCGTATGGCTGAAAGCGCAGAGCAGTAAGAGGTCTGTAATGAGCGAAAAAGCAGCTAGAAAAGTCAGAAGAGGAGTTGTGGTAAGCGACAAAATGGATAAAACCGTTGTCGTGAAGGTTGAAAACCTTAAGCTTCACAGCAGATACCACAAGTTCGTTAAACAGAGTAAAAAGTTCAAGGCTCATGATGAGGCGAACGAATGCAGGATAGGCGACACTGTCGAAATCTCTGAAACACGTCCCCTCAGCAAGGATAAGTGCTGGATGGTTAAGCGCATTATCGAGCGTTCCCTTGAAGTTATATCAGAGTAAGAGGTTACAGTAATGATACAGGTTGAATCACGTCTCAGAGTAGCCGACAACTCCGGAGCCAAAGAGCTTCTTTGCATCAAGGTTCTCGGCGGCTCAAAGATAAGATACGGCTATGTGGGCGACATCATTGTTGCCAGCGTGAAGGAAGCTTCTCCGGACGGAAACGTTAAAAAGGGCACAGTTGTAAAGGCAGTTATAGTCCGCACAGCTAAAGAGAGCCGCCGTAAAGACGGAACTTACATCAAGTTTGATGATAATGCAGCCGTACTTCTTAACAAAAACAATCTGGAGCCCATAGCTACAAGGGTATTCGGACCGGTTTCTAGGGATCTCAGAGGTAAAGGGTTCCTTAAAATCTGCTCCATGGCTCCCGAAGTGCTTTAAGGAGACGAAAATATGCAGGCAAAGTATAAAATTAAAAAAGACGACACCGTAATCGTCACTACCGGAAAGGATAAGGGCAAAATCGCCAAGATTCTTAAGGTTGACAGGAAGAACGGCAAGGTTATCCTTGAGAACACAAACGTTGTCAAGAGGCACACCAAGCCCGGTCCCCTGAATCCTGAAGGCGGAATCGTTGAGAAAGAGATGCCGGTAGACATATCTAACGTTATGTACTACAGCCAGAAAAGCAAAAAAGGCACAAGACTCGGCGTTAAAACTCTTGAAAACGGTAAAAAAGCCCGCTTCGCCAAGTGCGACGGTGAAGTCATCGATAAGGATTAACAATGGCAGAGCTTAAAGAAAAATACCTTAAGGACGTTGTTCCTGCCCTCATGAAAAAGTTCTCTTATACGAACGTCATGCAGGTGCCCAAGATTGAGAAAATAGTTCTCAATATGGGTCTCGGCGAAGCTGTTACGAACTCCAAGGTTGTTGACAATGCTCTTAGCGACATGACTATCATCGCTGGGCAGAAACCTGTCGTAACAAGAGCCAAAAAATCCATAGCCGCCTTCAAACTCAGAGAGGGGATGCCCATCGGGTGCAAAGTGACTCTCAGAGGAGACACGGCTTATGATTTTTTTCAGAGACTCACCAGAATTGCCCTCGCAAGGGTGAGAGACTTTAAAGGCGTAAGCGCGAAATCCTTTGACGGACGCGGCAACTACGCCATGGGTCTTAAAGAGCAGATCGTTTTTCCCGAGATAGAGTTCGATAAAATCGACAAAACCAGAGGGATGGACATCATCATCACTACGACGGCTAACACCGACGAAGAAGCAAGAGAACTGCTGCGTGCGCTCGGTATGCCCTTCGAGGAGGCTGACAGTGGCAACTAAGGCTAAATATAACCATGCCTTTACGAAGAAAAAGTTTAAAGTCAGGGAATACAACCGCTGCCCTATTTGCGGCCGTCCTAAGGCTTTCCTGAGAAGATTTAACATGTGCAGGATCTGCTTCAGAAAATTTGCTCTGAAAGGCGAGATTCCCGGCGTAAGAAAATCCAGCTGGTAGGAGATTAAGAATGAGCATGACTGATCCGATTGCTGATATGCTTGCCAGACTGCGCAACGCTTATATGGTTAAGAAATCTGAAGTGGTAATCCCTCACTCCAAAATTAAAGAGGCGATTGTTGAAAACTTCAGAGGTGAAGGATACGTGAAAAGCTACCGCGTAGTATCCGAAGAAAACCTTAAAAAAATCGTTGTGTATCTGAAATACACCGATGGCGGCGAGTCCGTTATCAGGGGACTCAAAAGAGTGAGCAAGCCCGGCAGAAGAGTGTATGTTAACAACAAAAACCTTAAACCTGTTCTCGGCGGTCTCGGTAATGGAATAATTTCCACTTCCGAAGGCGTTAAAACAGTTAAGCAGTGCATTTTGGATAAAGTTGGCGGAGAATATATCTGCCAAATTTGGTAAGGGAGCGCGTAAATGTCAAGGATAGGCAAGAAACCTATTGAAATACCTGCAGGAGTGAAGGTCACTCTCGACGGCAATGTGTGCTGCGTTGAAGGTCCCAAAGGGAAGCTTGAACACGCGGTGCACGCCAACACCGAGGTTGCGGTCGAAGCAAACACAATCACAGTTAGCAGGAAAGACGAATCTAAGCTGTCCCGTTCTGTACACGGCCTTACTCGTACGCTGGTTGCCAACATGGTAGACGGCGTTACAAAAGGCTTCGAAAAGAAGCTTGAGATACACGGCGTAGGTTACAGAGCGGCCATTAAAGGAAAGGACCTCGACCTCTCTTTAGGGTTTTCTCACCCCGTTGTTGTTACCCCCCCCGAAGGCATAGAGTTTGCCATGGAAGGTAACACAGGCATAGTTGTCAGGGGCGTAGACAAACAGCTTGTAGGTCAAACTGCCGCTAACATCAGAAAAATCAGGCAGCCCGAGCCTTACAAAGGTAAGGGTATCAGATACTCCGGCGAGAAGATAATCAGAAAAGCCGGCAAAACTGGTAAGAGATAAAGGAGCGTTATAGTGAGCATAATTAATAAAAAGGCTACTATAAGAAGGAAGCACGCAAGAGTGCGCAAAAAAGTGTCAGGCACACCCTGCGCTCCCAGACTTGCGGTTAACAAATCAAACAGATTCATATACGCTCAGATAATAGACGATACTACCGGCAACACTCTTGTTGCCGCCAGTTCGCTTGAAAAAGTTCTCAAAGAGAAATTCAAAGGCGTACTTAATATTGAAGCTGCAAAGGAAGTCGGTAAGGCTATCGGCGAGCGTGCTAAGGAAAAAGGCATAGAAAAGGTGGTTTTCGACAGGGGCGGATTTCTCTATCACGGTAGAATAAAAGCTCTTGCAGATGCGGCTCGCGAAGCCGGCCTTGAGTTCTAGGAGGTTTGCTTTGAATAACAACGAGAGTCAACTTGTAGATAAAGTTGTTCATATAGGCAGAGTTACAAAAGTTGTCAAGGGCGGACGCATCTTCAAATTCACCGCGACTGTTGTCGTGGGCGACTATGCAGGTCATGTCGGTATTGGTTACGGCAAGGCAAGAGAAGTGCCGGACGCGATCAAGAAAGCCCTTGAGTATGCAAAGAAGAACCTCATTGAGGTTCCCGTGGTCAACGGAACTATACCCCATGCAACTGTGGGTAAATATGTTTCCACCGAAATCATAATGAAACCCGCGGCGCCCGGTACAGGTATCATCGCAGGAAGCGTTACACGCGCCCTCCTTGAGCTTGCCGGAGTGCAGAACATTCTTTGCAAAAGCACGCGCAGCAGAAACCCTTACAACTCGCTTTTCGCGATACTTGACGGTTTCAGCAAAATGCGCACCCTTAACGAAGTTGCACAGGTTAGGGGCAAAAAGATTGAAGAAATCATAGCCAAACCGGGAGAATAGACTGATGGAACTTCATGATCTCAGGCCTGCCGAAGGCGCCAGAAAGAAGAGAAAAAGACTCGGCCGCGGTTCAGCAAGCGGTCAGGGTACCACTGCCGGCAAGGGTACAAAGGGACAGAAAGCGCGTTCAGGCGGGGGCACAAGACCCGGATTTGAAGGCGGTCAGATGCCCCTTACCAGAAGACTCCCTAAAAGAGGCTTCAACAACGCCCGTTTTGCCACAGTTTATGAGATCGTTAACCTTGAAGATATAAACAACCGCTTTAACGACGGCGAAGAGGTCAATGTTCTTACTCTTAAAGAGAAAGGGCTTGTCCGCGGCAATAAAGACGGCATCAAGGTTCTCGGTGACGGAGAACTCAGCAAAAAACTTAAGTTTGATGTTGAAAAAGTATCCGCTGCTGCTGCTGAGAAAATCAAAGCGGCAGGCGGAGAAGTAGTTACTCCGGAGTAATAAGGTATGTTGAAGAAATTCGAGGATATTTTCTCGATACCGGAGCTGAGGAAAAGGATTCTTTATACGCTTCTTTTCCTCTTCATATACAGGATCGGCGCTCATGTGCCGACTCCCGGTATTGACGGCGGCGCACTCAGTGAGTTTTTTGCTCAACAGTCCGGAAACCTTCTCGGTTTCTTCGACATGTTCACCGGGGGCGCCCTGTCAAAGCTTACGGTATTCGGTCTCGGTATTATGCCTTATATATCCGCTGCTATTATACTTGAGCTCCTTACGGTTGCGGTTCCGCACCTTTCGGAGCTCAAAAAGCAGGGTAATGAGGGCAGGGAAAAAATCACAAAATATACCCGCTACGGCACGGTTTTGATC is a genomic window of Geovibrio thiophilus containing:
- the rplP gene encoding 50S ribosomal protein L16, with product MLMPKRMKYRKQFKGRNEGKANKGHKVAFGDFGIQSLDNGRITSRQIEAARIAINRYVKRGGTVTIRIFPHKPVTKKPLEVRQGKGKGAVEYYVAEVKNGTVLYEIAGVTEEQAREAFRLAAHKLPVKCKFVFRETEAAE
- the rpmC gene encoding 50S ribosomal protein L29; protein product: MSEFKDMNVKDLVEKERQLREDLFRTRFKLATGDLEDTSGINKMKKDIARIKTVLSQRMAESAEQ
- the rpsQ gene encoding 30S ribosomal protein S17, producing MSEKAARKVRRGVVVSDKMDKTVVVKVENLKLHSRYHKFVKQSKKFKAHDEANECRIGDTVEISETRPLSKDKCWMVKRIIERSLEVISE
- the rplN gene encoding 50S ribosomal protein L14, which translates into the protein MIQVESRLRVADNSGAKELLCIKVLGGSKIRYGYVGDIIVASVKEASPDGNVKKGTVVKAVIVRTAKESRRKDGTYIKFDDNAAVLLNKNNLEPIATRVFGPVSRDLRGKGFLKICSMAPEVL
- the rplX gene encoding 50S ribosomal protein L24, which produces MQAKYKIKKDDTVIVTTGKDKGKIAKILKVDRKNGKVILENTNVVKRHTKPGPLNPEGGIVEKEMPVDISNVMYYSQKSKKGTRLGVKTLENGKKARFAKCDGEVIDKD
- the rplE gene encoding 50S ribosomal protein L5, with product MAELKEKYLKDVVPALMKKFSYTNVMQVPKIEKIVLNMGLGEAVTNSKVVDNALSDMTIIAGQKPVVTRAKKSIAAFKLREGMPIGCKVTLRGDTAYDFFQRLTRIALARVRDFKGVSAKSFDGRGNYAMGLKEQIVFPEIEFDKIDKTRGMDIIITTTANTDEEARELLRALGMPFEEADSGN
- a CDS encoding type Z 30S ribosomal protein S14 produces the protein MATKAKYNHAFTKKKFKVREYNRCPICGRPKAFLRRFNMCRICFRKFALKGEIPGVRKSSW
- the rpsH gene encoding 30S ribosomal protein S8; this encodes MSMTDPIADMLARLRNAYMVKKSEVVIPHSKIKEAIVENFRGEGYVKSYRVVSEENLKKIVVYLKYTDGGESVIRGLKRVSKPGRRVYVNNKNLKPVLGGLGNGIISTSEGVKTVKQCILDKVGGEYICQIW
- the rplF gene encoding 50S ribosomal protein L6, with amino-acid sequence MSRIGKKPIEIPAGVKVTLDGNVCCVEGPKGKLEHAVHANTEVAVEANTITVSRKDESKLSRSVHGLTRTLVANMVDGVTKGFEKKLEIHGVGYRAAIKGKDLDLSLGFSHPVVVTPPEGIEFAMEGNTGIVVRGVDKQLVGQTAANIRKIRQPEPYKGKGIRYSGEKIIRKAGKTGKR
- the rplR gene encoding 50S ribosomal protein L18, yielding MVSIINKKATIRRKHARVRKKVSGTPCAPRLAVNKSNRFIYAQIIDDTTGNTLVAASSLEKVLKEKFKGVLNIEAAKEVGKAIGERAKEKGIEKVVFDRGGFLYHGRIKALADAAREAGLEF
- the rpsE gene encoding 30S ribosomal protein S5, with amino-acid sequence MRLAKPALSSRRFALNNNESQLVDKVVHIGRVTKVVKGGRIFKFTATVVVGDYAGHVGIGYGKAREVPDAIKKALEYAKKNLIEVPVVNGTIPHATVGKYVSTEIIMKPAAPGTGIIAGSVTRALLELAGVQNILCKSTRSRNPYNSLFAILDGFSKMRTLNEVAQVRGKKIEEIIAKPGE
- the rplO gene encoding 50S ribosomal protein L15, giving the protein MELHDLRPAEGARKKRKRLGRGSASGQGTTAGKGTKGQKARSGGGTRPGFEGGQMPLTRRLPKRGFNNARFATVYEIVNLEDINNRFNDGEEVNVLTLKEKGLVRGNKDGIKVLGDGELSKKLKFDVEKVSAAAAEKIKAAGGEVVTPE